The following nucleotide sequence is from Primulina tabacum isolate GXHZ01 chromosome 2, ASM2559414v2, whole genome shotgun sequence.
AGGCTTACTTGTGTGTAGCAATCAATTGCAGTAGTGAAATCTTTGGCTCTAAAAGCAGAATCTCCCTGCTGCTTGGCATCCAACGTCTCCTTCATTTGAATTGTCCACATTTGGAAAGATAACTGCGAAAGAAATAACCCATATCAGATTTTGATGAATAGAAATTGTGATATGATTTGGGAGGCCGAAAGTGGAGACCTCGTCTGCAACTCCCTCGTCATCTTTGTCTCCAGCTTTATCCAATATTTCATGTATGGCTGTGAGATCCATTCTCAGGCATGCTTCACCCATAGGAGTCAACAGCGATGGTTGAGTAGATAAGGTGTTTCCTTGTCGAACACCGAGTAAGACGTAAGAAGGAACCTGATACATAGTTGTGACACTTGATCATTTACAGGAAAATTTATGTTGTCAGCTCAAATACTTTTGAAATTCTTGCATTAGGTGTACAGTGTAAGCCAGACAGAGTCAACATAAACAATATCCTTTATACAAAGCTTCacactttaaaaaaataaaaattattcagCGGTATAATAGACAACATCAATGTCAATCCACCATTCCAGAATTGTATGGTCATAAATTTATTAGAGTCGGAGCTAATAGCAATGACTTCACTCGAATCTTAAAATTTTACTGCAATTATAAGATCATGCGGTGATCGATATGCCACTTGTACTGTTTAGCAAAATGACAATGGATGGTAAACGTTGCAACTGGTACAATTGGTGAAACTTACTGGTATCATCATTAAGCTACCACAATTAGGTAATTCACCAAAATCTTGAAAACTTCACTAGATATAACGGAGTGATGAAAACTGTCCGAATTTGGGAAAATTTGCAACTGCTGGAGAATGTGGTAAACATGTTTTTATCATACCTCAGTTTCTTTCTGAAGAGACGAGAGAGAAGTGACGAGAGACTTAGCACTCGGCCTTTCTCGTGCTTCATACTGCAAACAACGGGTGGCCAACCGTACCAACTCAGTCCCTTCGTGAGTAGAAATGTGACCCTCCAAACATGAATCCATGAGCATCAGAAAGTTTTTTGTCCGGATGAGATCCAGAGCCTTTAAGAGGATAATAGTAAAAAAATAACGTCAGGACTCGTTGAACCTAGGACATACTGCATTCTATTTATCCTAAATCAGCAAAAAAAATACATGGGTTGGAGGTATGTGCTTCCCACTTAGAAGATCAATCAGCATGGTTCCAAAGCTGAAAACTGCACTCTCTGGAGTCACTTTTCCTGCATAGATTTTATTACCAAAAATATAACTCAATGTAGGAGTAAGAGCCAGCCAGTTTTACTCGAAACTAAACCCACAAGCTATATGTTTCCGTCATTGTGCCTTAGGCCCATACGGACAGTTGAAGTAAGTCAGTTGAAGTCTGCATGGTTACCGATTCTCAAGTATTCGGGCGGAGTGAAAGCTAAGTTTGTACTGTAACTTTTGCCATCTTTACTGTTCTTCATTAGGCCAAAGCAAGATAGCCTGGGATTCCCTTCCTTCACCACCACGCAGCCAAACATAAGACAATCCAACACTTAAATCCTTGAAACCGAAGAGGTGATATTAGCAAAACACAGTTCACCTGATCAAACAAGACTCTATAAGCATTTAGATCGTGATACAACGCTCTTCCTCTGCTACTGCAGTACTCTATAGCTTGTGCCAAGTAAAAGGCCACCCTCAATCTCATTACCCATTTCATCGGCTGGTTCTCCCCTATAACAGTTCAGCCGCTCTCATACATTAAAATACTAATCCACAAGAAGTTGGAACATTTTTAATAAAGAGATTACGGCTCGAAAAAACTATAATCAAATCTTCAATTCCGAGACTCACGAGAATTAGATTAGGAAACTCACAGTGAAATAAGTGCTTAGCAAGAGTGTCATTGAGCATGAACTCAGCCACCAGCATTCTCTCCTCACCTTCGATGCAACATCCAATTAGATTTGCCAATCTCCCACTTCTTAGATTTCCAACTGCTTTAGCTTCATCCTTCAATAatccaataaaaaaataagGAGACAACACTATTTATTCTATTTCTCAAACTCGAAAATCTTAGTTTGATTCTTGATTAGAACATAGCAAGAGTACAAACACCCCCTTTTCTCCGGACCGTTTAAGCAACATGAAATCGACTGGATGTTGGAAATAGATTGAGGAATCATTTACGCTGGTCTTATAACTAGAAAAAGGTTGTTATGCATACAaattacatgcattaaaatgaACTTAATTCAGACACAAAACAGTGAACTGACAAGGAATTGGCTAGAATCAGGCCAAGCAGACTTGTTAAAGCGCTTAACAGCAATCCAGCGTTTATTTTCGAGCAAGCCTTTGTAAACTACATTAGGAGCCTTCTCTCCAGGCTCCGAAACAATGTTTTCTAGAGAAAACCCGTTTGTTGCAGCTTTCAGCTCCTCCCAGCTGAACTCTCTGAAGCGTGGCACCGGATTTTTCTCCCCGTTCTCTGAAACCCATAATATAAAGCCAAAAAGACAATTTTTACACAAACCCACGAACAAAAAACTGGTCAAGACTGTGATTAAGGCGTGAATAAACTAACTCTGATCGgaggattgaagaacagagagCTTGCGGCGAGAATACCAGCAGCAGAAGGGAAACTTTGAGCAGCGTGCACCCATTCAATGGTCACCCCTGTTGAGATATTAAATAGGTTCTGTGCTCAAATCAGCTTTAAACTTTTTTATGCTTGAATAGCAtacgttatatatatatatgcaaacAATGGGATTACTGTGTCTGTCTGAACAGTTGTATATCGATGTGTTTGTGTTTgaaaaaattaacaaataaataaaaacaaaaaatcctTTTTTTCCTGGTTTGTGCTTTCTGCTGCCTTTCTAGATTTTTCGGCTTCTTCAGCATGATCTCCGATCCCATCTTCGTGCATCATTCTCCCAACTTCCCCTTAGTTAGAATACGGGTTTCAGCCTCGAATCAACATGGATAGAACGGATACGTGAGGAATTGTTTTTGTACGCCTCTCACTTTATGCCGTCTATTTTGATATCTCGCAACAATTCAAACGTAATTTATTTAGTAAGTTTGTCATTTTGTATGATTAAAATTCAGTTCAAATCTCTTGTTATACACACATGTAAAACGAAGCACAATTACACTTAAAAGTTATTCAAAAAATACaatgtaatttttgaaaataaaatattcaaaattgaAACACTCTGATAGGTTTGAAAACTTgatttttgtaaagaaaaatgtCAATTTTTAGTGTGGAATATTTTGATGCGTGACATTTTTAGTTATGTAATTACGTTTCGATTACCGTTTTTGGTCCCTTTCCTAAAAAATatgtaattaaaattttaatatcattGTCCTTGTCAAACCAAAAAAGTTTATCTtaataaaaacaacaaaaaaacaaatattaga
It contains:
- the LOC142525967 gene encoding serine/threonine-protein kinase BSK5-like, with the translated sequence MGARCSKFPFCCWYSRRKLSVLQSSDQKNGEKNPVPRFREFSWEELKAATNGFSLENIVSEPGEKAPNVVYKGLLENKRWIAVKRFNKSAWPDSSQFLDEAKAVGNLRSGRLANLIGCCIEGEERMLVAEFMLNDTLAKHLFHWENQPMKWVMRLRVAFYLAQAIEYCSSRGRALYHDLNAYRVLFDQEGNPRLSCFGLMKNSKDGKSYSTNLAFTPPEYLRIGKVTPESAVFSFGTMLIDLLSGKHIPPTHALDLIRTKNFLMLMDSCLEGHISTHEGTELVRLATRCLQYEARERPSAKSLVTSLSSLQKETEVPSYVLLGVRQGNTLSTQPSLLTPMGEACLRMDLTAIHEILDKAGDKDDEGVADELSFQMWTIQMKETLDAKQQGDSAFRAKDFTTAIDCYTQFIDGGTMLFPTVYSRRCLSYLMSEMPNEALGDAMQALVLFPDWPTALYLQAVSLFKLKMDNDAQESLNEATYMEAKRNRN